One window of the Prionailurus bengalensis isolate Pbe53 chromosome E1, Fcat_Pben_1.1_paternal_pri, whole genome shotgun sequence genome contains the following:
- the SOCS3 gene encoding suppressor of cytokine signaling 3 has product MVTHSKFPAAGMSRPLDTSLRLKTFSSKSEYQLVVNAVRKLQESGFYWSAVTGGEANLLLSAEPAGTFLIRDSSDQRHFFTLSVKTQSGTKNLRIQCEGGSFSLQSDPRSTQPVPRFDCVLKLVHHYMPPPGAPALPPPPAEPSSEVPEQPPAQPLAGSPPRRAYYIYSGGEKIPLVLSRPLSSNVATLQHLCRKTVNGHLDSYEKVTQLPGPIREFLDQYDAPL; this is encoded by the coding sequence ATGGTCACCCACAGCAAGTTTCCCGCCGCCGGGATGAGCCGCCCCCTGGACACCAGCCTGCGCCTCAAGACCTTCAGCTCCAAGAGCGAGTACCAGCTGGTGGTGAACGCAGTGCGCAAGCTGCAGGAGAGCGGCTTCTACTGGAGCGCCGTGACGGGCGGCGAGGCGAACCTGCTGCTGAGCGCCGAGCCCGCCGGCACCTTCCTCATCCGCGACAGCTCGGACCAGCGCCACTTCTTCACGCTCAGCGTCAAGACCCAGTCGGGGACCAAGAACCTGCGCATCCAGTGCGAGGGGGGCAGCTTTTCGCTGCAGAGCGACCCCCGGAGCACGCAGCCGGTGCCCCGCTTCGACTGCGTGCTCAAGCTGGTGCACCACTACATGCCgccccccggcgcccccgccTTGCCCCCTCCACCCGCCGAACCCTCCTCCGAGGTGCCGGAGCAGCCGCCGGCCCAGCCGCTGGCGGGGAGTCCCCCCAGGAGAGCCTATTACATCTACTCCGGGGGCGAGAAGATCCCTCTGGTGTTGAGCCGGCCCCTCTCCTCGAACGTGGCCACTCTCCAACATCTCTGTCGGAAGACCGTCAACGGCCACCTGGACTCCTATGAGAAAGTCACCCAGCTGCCTGGGCCCATTCGGGAATTCCTGGACCAGTACGATGCCCCTCTTTAA